Proteins co-encoded in one Actinobacillus succinogenes 130Z genomic window:
- a CDS encoding cytochrome c peroxidase, whose protein sequence is MKKYLLSAVGIAAVGYFSMVGYAHFFDKSQSEKLYAATDVPTQFKPVAKVMFDNGCQYCHAPSAELPGYASFPVAKQLMAEDIRKGLRSFRLDQMFDGMKDPNKLSEADLAKLEQVLRNDEMPEVKFLHVHWGSRPDENEKQVVLDWIKQQREAHFVPKNTAGVDANRLVQPIPDTIPTDPHKVALGEKLYFDGRLSGDGSIQCHTCHQLAQAGVDNLPVSEGIDGKKGGINAPTVFNAAFNKWQFWDGRAKTLADQAGGPPTNPVEMGSKDWDEIIARLDQDEAFKKEFLSVFPELTQATVTEAIGEFEKTLITPNSAFDRYLKGEQNALNDQQKRGYQLFRDAKCDTCHTGTAMGGQSFEYMGIYDDYFKARGTELTDADKGRFAETQDPHDMHRFKVPTLRNVALTAPYLHDATAKDLKEAVRVMGHYQSNKDFSDAELDDIVSFLNSLTGEFKGKLLTNEKMK, encoded by the coding sequence ATGAAAAAATATTTATTATCCGCGGTCGGGATTGCCGCAGTAGGATATTTTTCGATGGTCGGCTACGCCCATTTTTTCGATAAGTCCCAATCGGAAAAGCTTTATGCCGCGACAGATGTGCCGACGCAGTTTAAGCCCGTCGCTAAAGTGATGTTCGACAACGGTTGTCAATATTGCCATGCGCCGAGCGCGGAATTGCCGGGTTATGCTTCTTTCCCGGTAGCCAAACAACTGATGGCGGAAGATATTCGCAAAGGATTGCGCAGTTTCCGTTTGGATCAAATGTTTGACGGCATGAAAGATCCAAACAAATTGTCCGAAGCGGATTTAGCCAAACTGGAACAAGTACTGCGTAACGATGAAATGCCGGAAGTGAAATTCCTGCACGTTCACTGGGGAAGTCGTCCTGACGAAAATGAAAAACAAGTAGTATTGGATTGGATTAAACAACAACGGGAAGCGCATTTTGTACCGAAAAATACGGCAGGTGTCGACGCAAACCGTTTAGTACAGCCGATTCCCGACACTATTCCGACGGATCCGCACAAAGTGGCGTTGGGCGAAAAACTGTATTTTGACGGACGTTTATCCGGCGACGGTTCGATTCAGTGTCATACCTGTCACCAGCTTGCTCAGGCGGGCGTCGATAATTTACCGGTTTCCGAAGGAATCGACGGTAAAAAAGGCGGAATTAATGCTCCGACCGTATTCAATGCGGCATTTAACAAATGGCAATTCTGGGACGGTCGCGCAAAAACCTTAGCGGATCAAGCAGGCGGTCCGCCGACCAATCCGGTGGAAATGGGCTCAAAAGACTGGGATGAAATTATCGCCCGTTTGGATCAGGACGAAGCGTTCAAAAAAGAATTTTTATCCGTGTTCCCTGAATTAACGCAAGCAACCGTAACGGAAGCCATCGGTGAATTTGAAAAAACACTGATTACACCGAACAGCGCGTTCGACCGTTATTTAAAAGGCGAACAAAACGCTTTGAACGATCAACAAAAACGCGGTTACCAATTATTCAGAGACGCCAAATGCGATACCTGCCATACCGGCACGGCAATGGGCGGGCAATCTTTTGAATATATGGGAATCTATGACGATTATTTCAAAGCCCGCGGTACCGAATTAACGGATGCGGATAAAGGACGATTCGCCGAAACCCAGGATCCTCACGACATGCACCGCTTCAAGGTGCCGACTCTGCGTAACGTGGCGTTAACCGCACCTTATTTGCATGATGCGACGGCCAAAGATCTTAAAGAAGCGGTTCGCGTAATGGGGCATTACCAAAGCAACAAAGACTTTTCGGATGCGGAACTTGACGACATCGTTTCCTTCTTAAATTCTTTAACCGGCGAATTCAAAGGCAAACTGTTAACCAATGAAAAAATGAAATAA
- a CDS encoding MerR family transcriptional regulator: MQIKEFSAKTGLSADTLRYYEKEGLLMPERNANGYRRYSGRDLEWVEFILRLKRMDVPLIQIKEYARLRHMGDSTIPERYEILLAHYENLVRKQQELEEHQALLAQKLSLYRSAMQKPLNNSPLQQKKPSPAKK; encoded by the coding sequence ATGCAAATTAAAGAATTTTCGGCGAAAACAGGACTGTCCGCCGATACTTTGCGTTATTACGAAAAAGAAGGATTACTAATGCCGGAACGGAATGCTAACGGTTATCGCCGTTACAGCGGCCGCGATTTGGAATGGGTGGAGTTTATTCTTCGTCTGAAACGAATGGATGTGCCCTTAATACAAATCAAAGAATACGCCCGATTACGCCACATGGGCGATTCAACCATTCCCGAGCGTTATGAAATTCTGCTCGCCCATTATGAAAATCTGGTGCGAAAACAGCAGGAATTGGAAGAGCATCAAGCGCTTTTAGCGCAAAAACTATCGCTTTACCGCTCGGCTATGCAAAAGCCCTTAAACAACAGCCCGCTCCAACAGAAAAAACCATCCCCGGCAAAAAAGTGA
- a CDS encoding MFS transporter: MHLREKIDSSPMSAYQWMIVIMAAIMNLLDGFDVLALAFTATNIRNEFGLSGEQLGYLLSAGLFGMTAGSLFLAPVADKIGRRPLLLIAVALSAVGMLGSAFIQSHHTLAFWRVVTGLGVGGILVGTNVLTSEYSSRKWRSFAISVYAAGFGVGAVLGGMFAMTLQAEYGWRSVYLAGFALTAVCLSVLVVWLPESIDFLMSKQPHNAQCRLNKIAKKIGLAGEWRLPEKSTSPTHRLPINQLFNGQYRRSTGLIWVAFFAIMFSFYFVSSWTPALLKEAGMTTEQSVSVGMMISLGGTCGSLFYGLLASRWSARKVLILFTLLSAVFAVIFILSASVLWLAMVFGVLVGALMNGCISGLYTLNPSIYDADIRSTGVGWAIGVGRIGAILAPIIAGTLLDAGWEKQSLYEGIALVLLISALALALLKIRTVVQSAQ, encoded by the coding sequence ATGCATTTAAGAGAAAAAATTGATAGTAGCCCGATGTCCGCTTATCAATGGATGATTGTGATTATGGCGGCCATTATGAACCTGCTTGACGGTTTCGATGTGTTGGCGTTGGCCTTTACGGCGACCAATATCCGCAATGAATTCGGTTTAAGCGGTGAACAACTCGGTTATTTGCTCAGTGCGGGGTTGTTCGGGATGACGGCGGGATCGCTGTTTTTGGCACCGGTAGCGGATAAAATCGGGCGGCGTCCGTTATTACTGATTGCCGTTGCTTTGTCCGCCGTAGGAATGTTGGGTTCGGCGTTTATCCAATCTCACCATACGTTGGCATTCTGGCGTGTAGTAACAGGCTTGGGCGTCGGCGGAATTTTGGTGGGAACGAATGTTTTAACCAGCGAATATTCCTCTCGTAAATGGCGTAGTTTCGCTATCAGCGTATATGCCGCCGGTTTTGGCGTCGGTGCGGTGCTGGGCGGAATGTTTGCCATGACGTTACAGGCGGAATACGGCTGGCGTTCGGTTTATCTGGCGGGATTTGCGTTGACGGCCGTTTGTCTGTCGGTACTGGTGGTCTGGTTGCCGGAATCTATTGATTTTCTCATGTCCAAACAACCGCATAATGCACAGTGTCGATTAAATAAAATTGCGAAGAAAATCGGCTTGGCAGGCGAATGGAGATTACCGGAAAAATCAACTTCCCCTACGCACAGATTACCGATTAATCAATTATTCAACGGACAATACCGTCGTTCGACCGGATTAATCTGGGTCGCGTTCTTTGCTATTATGTTCAGTTTTTATTTTGTCAGTTCATGGACGCCGGCATTGTTGAAAGAAGCGGGAATGACTACGGAACAAAGTGTCAGCGTAGGTATGATGATTTCGTTGGGCGGAACTTGCGGTTCTCTCTTTTACGGATTACTCGCCAGTCGTTGGTCGGCACGCAAGGTCTTGATTTTGTTTACCTTATTATCTGCCGTATTTGCCGTGATTTTCATTTTGTCCGCTTCCGTTTTATGGTTAGCCATGGTGTTCGGTGTGTTGGTCGGTGCCTTGATGAACGGCTGTATCAGCGGACTGTATACCCTCAATCCAAGCATTTACGACGCGGACATCCGAAGTACGGGAGTGGGTTGGGCTATCGGTGTCGGAAGAATCGGTGCGATTCTGGCGCCGATTATCGCCGGTACGTTACTGGATGCCGGTTGGGAAAAACAAAGCCTGTACGAAGGGATTGCCTTGGTGTTGTTGATTTCAGCGCTAGCATTGGCATTATTGAAAATTCGTACGGTGGTACAGTCCGCACAATAA
- a CDS encoding 7-cyano-7-deazaguanine/7-aminomethyl-7-deazaguanine transporter → MTRNSTIITHKQKRNALILLTFFHIFIIAASNYLVQIPFEIRLPLTALGAAEDFSFHSTWGTLTFPFIFLATDLTVRVFGAMSARRIIFAVMFPALAVSYAVSTLFSDSRYQGLQALASFNGFVFRIAVASFSAYVFGQLLDVLVFNRLRKLKNWWIAPSSSMIFGSMADTFIFFAVAFYASTDPFMATHWMELGFVDYLFKLFVGIMLFVPAYGVVLNFILRRIL, encoded by the coding sequence ATGACCCGTAATTCTACAATTATTACCCATAAGCAAAAACGTAACGCATTAATTCTACTGACTTTTTTTCATATTTTTATTATTGCGGCAAGTAACTATCTGGTGCAGATTCCCTTCGAGATTCGTTTACCGTTAACCGCATTAGGGGCGGCCGAAGATTTTAGTTTTCACAGTACTTGGGGAACGTTAACGTTTCCGTTTATTTTTCTGGCGACGGATTTAACCGTGCGGGTGTTTGGTGCAATGTCGGCGCGACGAATCATATTTGCCGTGATGTTTCCTGCGTTGGCGGTCAGTTATGCGGTTTCTACTTTATTTTCGGACAGTCGCTATCAAGGGCTGCAGGCGCTGGCGTCATTTAACGGTTTTGTGTTTCGTATTGCCGTTGCCAGTTTCAGCGCATACGTGTTCGGGCAGTTACTGGATGTGTTAGTGTTTAATCGATTGCGAAAATTAAAAAACTGGTGGATAGCACCTAGCAGTTCAATGATTTTCGGTTCTATGGCGGACACGTTTATCTTTTTTGCGGTGGCGTTTTATGCCAGTACCGATCCGTTTATGGCGACGCACTGGATGGAACTGGGTTTTGTGGATTATTTGTTTAAGCTGTTTGTCGGCATCATGTTATTTGTGCCGGCTTACGGCGTGGTATTGAATTTTATTTTACGCAGGATTTTGTAA